In the genome of Candidatus Neomarinimicrobiota bacterium, one region contains:
- a CDS encoding DUF350 domain-containing protein — translation MLDPNSLEGLFLTYGRALGWSVVAAVGFAFGVGIALKVFDWLSTDIDEWEEIKNGNMGVSLIFISLIVMVGLLVYKVI, via the coding sequence ATGTTAGATCCAAATAGTCTTGAGGGACTTTTTTTGACATACGGAAGAGCACTCGGTTGGTCCGTTGTGGCTGCTGTGGGATTTGCCTTTGGCGTAGGAATCGCATTAAAGGTTTTCGACTGGCTTTCCACCGATATTGATGAATGGGAAGAAATCAAGAATGGCAACATGGGAGTGTCGCTGATCTTTATTTCCCTGATTGTAATGGTGGGTTTGCTGGTTTACAAAGTCATTTAA
- a CDS encoding imidazolonepropionase, with protein sequence MILENIGSIASYNPDSGKVEISDDSNIFVRDGKISEQAKGKSFDCAGGLVTPGFVDPHTHPVYVDAREDEIARRLAGASYEDIAADGGGINSSIRAVRDSSKNALINRVAKRMDVFLELGTTTIEAKSGYGLNTDSELKSLKVIDEVNKSHPIDMIPTFLGAHATPPEFKHNPEEYVDLICNEMIPAVAEQGIPIFCDVFCENGYFSADQSRRILTVAKENGMKLRMHADEFEDSGAAELAAEVEAISADHLMAISDAGIRAMQEQNVIATLLPGTTHFLGKEGYAPARKLIDEGITVALATDFNPGSCRINSMPYIISLAIDEMYMTVEEAFASATYHAAQSLVIGSNVGSIEIGKQADLIIWEVSALKDIPNRNKSLPIRAVIKRGKVFEVSR encoded by the coding sequence ATGATTCTCGAAAATATAGGAAGTATCGCATCCTACAATCCCGATTCGGGAAAGGTCGAAATATCAGATGATTCCAATATCTTTGTTCGCGACGGGAAGATTTCCGAACAAGCAAAAGGCAAGTCATTCGATTGTGCCGGTGGACTGGTCACCCCGGGATTTGTGGATCCGCACACGCATCCGGTATACGTGGACGCCAGAGAAGATGAAATAGCTCGGAGACTTGCCGGCGCATCCTACGAAGATATAGCAGCAGACGGGGGCGGGATTAATTCCAGTATTAGGGCAGTGCGGGATTCGTCGAAAAATGCGTTGATAAATCGCGTTGCAAAACGCATGGATGTTTTCCTGGAATTGGGTACAACAACGATTGAAGCAAAAAGCGGATATGGTCTAAATACAGACTCAGAACTGAAATCACTTAAAGTTATTGATGAAGTGAATAAATCCCATCCAATTGACATGATACCAACTTTTTTAGGGGCCCATGCTACTCCACCGGAATTTAAGCATAATCCTGAAGAATATGTTGATCTCATTTGTAATGAAATGATTCCGGCGGTAGCAGAACAGGGAATCCCAATCTTTTGCGATGTATTCTGTGAAAATGGATATTTTAGCGCCGACCAATCACGACGGATTTTGACCGTTGCAAAAGAAAATGGAATGAAGCTTAGAATGCATGCGGATGAATTTGAGGATTCCGGTGCTGCTGAACTGGCTGCCGAGGTTGAGGCGATTTCAGCAGATCACCTGATGGCAATCAGCGACGCGGGAATTCGAGCTATGCAGGAGCAAAACGTAATTGCCACACTTTTGCCTGGAACCACCCATTTCCTTGGAAAAGAAGGATATGCGCCGGCACGAAAACTGATTGATGAAGGAATCACCGTTGCGCTTGCAACGGATTTTAATCCGGGGAGTTGCCGAATTAATTCTATGCCCTACATTATTTCCCTCGCCATAGATGAAATGTATATGACAGTCGAAGAAGCATTTGCATCGGCAACGTATCATGCGGCGCAATCTTTGGTAATTGGAAGCAACGTTGGTTCAATTGAAATCGGAAAACAGGCCGACTTGATCATCTGGGAAGTATCAGCTTTGAAGGATATTCCAAATAGAAATAAATCGCTTCCAATCCGCGCTGTAATAAAGCGAGGAAAAGTCTTTGAGGTAAGCAGATAA
- the hutU gene encoding urocanate hydratase, with product MPKEIHAPTGTNLTCANWQIEAPYRMIQNNLDPDVAENPDELVVYGGKGKAARNWECFHSILETLKRMKPDETLLVQSGKPVGVIKSHTTSPRVLIANSNLVPDWANWDHFNELDKKGLMMYGQMTAGSWIYIGTQGILQGTYETFAAAGKTHYNADLTGKIVLTAGLGGMGGAQPLSVTMNNGVAICIEIDPHRISRRLETRYLDVSTEDLNEAVSMAQNAAEEKKPLSIGLLGNAADLVPKFAEMDLIPDLVTDQTSAHDELDGYVPNGMSYAEALALRKSDPQKYITESFRAMGEHCQGMLDLMKKGSITFDYGNNLRGQARKAGVENAFDFPGFVPAYVRPLFCEGKGPFRWVALSGDPEDIYKTDERVLELFPEDETLSRWIGMAKEKIQFQGLPSRICWLSYTQRAKFGVELNRMVASGDLKAPIVIGRDHLDTGSVASPYRETESMKDGSDAVADWPLLNALANTASGATWVSIHHGGGVGMGLAIHAGQVICADGSPEMEKRLERVLTTDPGLGIMRHSDAGYEDAILNAKDWNVDIPMIKKL from the coding sequence ATGCCAAAAGAAATTCACGCCCCAACCGGAACAAACCTCACCTGTGCTAACTGGCAGATCGAGGCGCCGTACCGTATGATCCAAAATAATCTTGATCCGGATGTGGCCGAAAATCCTGATGAACTTGTTGTGTATGGTGGCAAAGGAAAAGCCGCCCGGAATTGGGAGTGTTTCCATTCCATTCTTGAAACACTGAAAAGAATGAAACCGGATGAAACGCTATTGGTGCAAAGCGGTAAGCCCGTAGGTGTTATCAAGTCGCACACCACATCGCCACGGGTGCTAATCGCCAATTCCAATCTTGTGCCGGACTGGGCAAACTGGGATCATTTCAATGAGCTCGATAAGAAAGGATTGATGATGTATGGGCAAATGACAGCCGGCTCGTGGATTTATATTGGAACACAGGGAATTTTGCAGGGTACCTACGAAACATTTGCCGCAGCTGGAAAAACTCATTACAATGCTGATTTGACGGGCAAAATTGTTCTCACCGCCGGGCTCGGTGGCATGGGCGGCGCTCAGCCTTTATCTGTGACAATGAATAACGGTGTCGCCATCTGCATTGAAATTGATCCACACCGCATTTCGCGCCGCTTGGAAACGCGATATCTGGATGTTTCTACCGAAGATTTAAACGAAGCGGTTTCCATGGCCCAAAATGCCGCAGAAGAGAAAAAGCCACTCTCTATTGGGCTTTTGGGCAATGCCGCCGACCTTGTACCAAAATTCGCTGAAATGGACCTCATCCCGGATTTGGTTACCGATCAGACCTCCGCTCATGATGAATTGGATGGATACGTTCCGAATGGAATGTCTTACGCAGAAGCGCTTGCACTACGGAAATCTGATCCGCAAAAATATATCACAGAAAGTTTTCGCGCCATGGGTGAACATTGTCAGGGAATGCTGGATCTTATGAAAAAAGGGTCGATTACCTTTGATTATGGTAACAATCTTCGGGGTCAGGCAAGAAAAGCCGGCGTTGAAAATGCGTTCGATTTCCCCGGATTTGTCCCGGCATATGTGCGTCCGCTGTTTTGCGAAGGGAAGGGCCCTTTCCGCTGGGTAGCGCTTTCAGGTGATCCGGAAGATATTTACAAGACAGACGAGCGTGTGCTTGAACTTTTTCCGGAGGATGAAACACTGTCACGCTGGATCGGAATGGCGAAAGAAAAAATTCAATTCCAAGGGTTGCCGTCAAGAATATGTTGGTTGAGTTATACGCAGAGAGCAAAGTTTGGCGTAGAACTGAATCGCATGGTTGCCAGCGGGGATTTGAAGGCGCCGATTGTAATCGGTCGAGATCATTTGGATACCGGTTCGGTCGCGTCGCCGTATCGCGAAACAGAATCCATGAAAGATGGTTCAGACGCAGTTGCAGATTGGCCATTATTGAACGCTTTGGCGAATACCGCGAGTGGTGCAACGTGGGTTTCGATTCATCACGGTGGCGGCGTCGGCATGGGACTTGCGATTCATGCCGGACAGGTGATTTGTGCCGACGGATCCCCTGAAATGGAAAAACGTCTTGAGCGGGTGCTGACCACCGACCCGGGTTTGGGAATTATGCGTCACTCAGATGCAGGATACGAAGATGCTATCCTAAATGCTAAGGACTGGAATGTGGATATTCCAATGATTAAGAAATTATGA
- the rpmB gene encoding 50S ribosomal protein L28: MSRMCDVTGKKPMFGNNVSHAKNRTRRRFNINLQKKKFWLADERRFISLNVSTHGLRIIDKRGIRKVVNEMRARGQKV; the protein is encoded by the coding sequence ATGAGTAGAATGTGTGACGTAACAGGAAAAAAACCGATGTTCGGGAATAATGTGAGCCATGCGAAGAATAGAACCCGTCGGCGGTTTAATATTAACCTACAAAAGAAAAAGTTTTGGCTAGCAGACGAACGGCGATTTATTTCGCTGAATGTTTCCACGCATGGTCTTCGGATCATTGATAAGCGCGGCATTCGCAAAGTGGTGAATGAAATGCGCGCTCGTGGTCAAAAAGTTTAA
- a CDS encoding GNAT family N-acetyltransferase, translating to MILRTSTQSDLSTIVSFNSAMAKETEGKMLDPSAIESGVLSLIEDNSKGFYLLAEKENRVIGQLMITKEWSDWRNGNFWWIQSVYVLPDYRGKGVYRALHEKVIELGKAEKDVCGIRLYVDKENKGAQEVYNKMGMKESNYIFFEEDWLKGE from the coding sequence GTGATACTGCGTACATCCACCCAATCAGACCTAAGCACTATTGTTTCCTTCAATTCTGCTATGGCAAAAGAAACTGAAGGAAAAATGCTTGACCCCTCAGCAATCGAATCCGGTGTTCTGTCATTAATTGAAGATAACTCGAAAGGATTTTATCTACTTGCTGAAAAAGAAAATCGAGTGATTGGTCAACTTATGATAACCAAAGAATGGTCTGATTGGCGAAATGGTAATTTTTGGTGGATCCAATCTGTGTATGTTCTACCTGATTATAGAGGTAAAGGCGTGTATCGCGCTTTGCACGAGAAAGTAATTGAATTGGGGAAAGCAGAAAAAGACGTCTGCGGAATACGACTATATGTGGATAAAGAAAATAAAGGCGCTCAGGAAGTGTACAACAAAATGGGAATGAAAGAATCCAATTATATATTTTTCGAAGAAGATTGGTTGAAGGGTGAATAA
- the dusB gene encoding tRNA dihydrouridine synthase DusB — protein MKIGNLNIDFPVFLAPMAGVTDHSFRILCKEKGAGLVYSEFVSAHGIIRENEKTLDMIRFVEAERPIGIQIFGDSSEVMAKAAKVVYDKFMPDLIDINYGCPVPKVTKKGAGSAALKDLCLMDDITSAVVESVPEIPVTVKMRAGWDSNNIVSTEAGPRLEKIGVKAIALHPRTTKQGYKETANWELIKELKEALSIPVIGNGDIKTPEDILRMVEETGCDAVMVARAALGNPWFFEQSSSILKGMKNAIEPSTQDKITTCIRHLDLLIQNRGTRIGTNLMRKHFGWYIKGFPGASTLRQNLVTSNNYTTMVELLNEVSKPAE, from the coding sequence ATGAAAATCGGAAACCTTAATATTGATTTTCCGGTATTTCTGGCGCCGATGGCCGGAGTTACCGATCATTCCTTTCGCATTTTGTGCAAAGAAAAAGGTGCCGGATTGGTGTATTCCGAATTTGTGTCTGCGCATGGAATAATTCGGGAGAACGAAAAAACACTGGATATGATTCGGTTTGTGGAAGCAGAACGGCCGATCGGTATTCAAATTTTCGGCGATTCTTCTGAAGTTATGGCAAAAGCGGCGAAGGTAGTGTACGATAAATTTATGCCTGATCTCATCGACATTAATTACGGATGCCCCGTTCCAAAAGTAACAAAAAAAGGCGCCGGATCTGCTGCACTCAAAGATCTATGCCTCATGGACGACATAACATCCGCCGTGGTCGAGTCTGTTCCAGAAATTCCTGTTACCGTTAAAATGCGAGCCGGATGGGACAGCAATAATATCGTATCCACTGAGGCAGGTCCCCGACTTGAAAAAATCGGGGTTAAGGCAATTGCGCTGCATCCGAGAACAACCAAACAAGGTTACAAAGAAACTGCTAATTGGGAATTGATAAAAGAATTAAAGGAAGCATTGTCAATTCCGGTTATTGGAAACGGTGACATTAAAACGCCCGAGGACATCTTGCGAATGGTCGAAGAAACAGGCTGTGATGCCGTGATGGTCGCCAGAGCCGCTTTAGGAAATCCCTGGTTTTTTGAGCAATCCAGCTCCATTCTAAAAGGAATGAAAAATGCAATCGAACCTTCTACTCAGGATAAAATCACCACGTGTATTCGCCATCTTGATTTGTTGATTCAAAACCGAGGCACGCGGATTGGAACCAATTTAATGCGGAAACATTTCGGCTGGTATATCAAGGGATTTCCAGGTGCCTCTACCCTGCGCCAAAACCTTGTAACTTCCAATAACTACACAACCATGGTGGAACTATTGAATGAAGTTTCAAAACCGGCAGAATAA
- the pruA gene encoding L-glutamate gamma-semialdehyde dehydrogenase — translation MSIPIPVNEPILEFSAGSPEKHSLKEKLAELSGKEIEIPLIINGEEVKTGNIGTCVMPHDHGHVLAHFHQAGEPEVQQAIESSLNAWKSWSKTHLQERADVLLKAADLLAGPWRNTLNAATMLNMSKNAYQAEIDAACELIDFWRFNPYFAQEIHNQNPMYSPDGTRNSSEHRPLEGFVFAVTPFNFISIGGNLPTAPALMGNVALWKPASSAVYPAYFVMEILKEAGLPNGVINFIPGSGAVVGPLVMNHPNFTGVHFTGSTPVFQGMWKTIGENISNYKSYPRIVGETGGKDFAIVHKSANPDAVITAMVRGAFEFQGQKCSALSRAYIPNPLWNKINEKFISEVQSIQMGDVQNFSNFMNAVIDKAAFESIMEFISYAKHHEDAEILIGGNGDDSTGYFIDPTVILTTDPHFKTMEEEIFGPVLTVYLYDPADWDSTLKLVDSTSPYALTGCVIAEDEKAIKEAREFLTHSAGNFYINDKPTGAVVGQQPFGGGRASGTNDKAGSMLNLQRWVSQRTIKETHNPPKNYRYPFLEEE, via the coding sequence ATGTCTATACCAATACCTGTAAATGAACCCATTTTAGAATTTTCGGCGGGTTCTCCAGAGAAACATTCTCTTAAAGAAAAATTGGCTGAATTGAGTGGAAAAGAAATCGAAATTCCTCTCATAATAAATGGCGAAGAAGTCAAAACCGGTAACATAGGAACCTGTGTGATGCCCCATGATCACGGTCATGTTCTCGCCCACTTCCACCAGGCAGGTGAGCCAGAGGTTCAGCAAGCAATTGAGTCATCTCTAAATGCGTGGAAATCGTGGTCAAAAACACACCTACAGGAACGCGCTGATGTTTTATTAAAAGCAGCCGATTTGCTCGCAGGTCCGTGGCGAAACACGTTAAATGCCGCCACCATGCTAAATATGAGCAAAAATGCGTATCAAGCTGAAATTGATGCTGCATGCGAACTGATCGATTTCTGGCGGTTCAATCCGTATTTTGCGCAAGAAATTCATAATCAGAACCCTATGTATTCACCAGATGGAACTCGAAATTCATCTGAACACCGTCCGCTGGAAGGATTCGTTTTTGCGGTAACACCTTTTAACTTTATTAGCATTGGCGGGAATTTACCCACCGCTCCTGCCTTAATGGGAAATGTGGCTCTATGGAAACCAGCATCAAGTGCGGTTTACCCCGCTTATTTTGTTATGGAAATTCTTAAAGAAGCCGGGCTTCCCAATGGTGTTATTAATTTTATTCCGGGATCCGGCGCTGTTGTTGGCCCCCTTGTCATGAATCATCCAAATTTTACCGGAGTGCATTTTACAGGATCCACTCCAGTTTTTCAGGGAATGTGGAAAACCATCGGTGAAAATATCAGCAATTATAAAAGTTACCCCCGGATTGTTGGTGAAACCGGCGGAAAAGATTTTGCCATTGTGCATAAATCTGCAAATCCCGATGCCGTAATTACCGCTATGGTGCGAGGTGCTTTCGAATTTCAAGGACAAAAATGTTCAGCGCTTTCTCGTGCATATATTCCGAATCCCCTTTGGAACAAAATCAATGAAAAATTTATATCCGAAGTTCAATCGATTCAAATGGGTGATGTTCAGAATTTTTCAAATTTTATGAATGCAGTCATAGACAAAGCTGCTTTTGAATCCATTATGGAATTTATATCCTATGCAAAACATCATGAAGATGCCGAAATCCTTATAGGAGGAAACGGCGATGATTCAACCGGATATTTTATTGACCCGACCGTAATATTAACGACTGATCCTCATTTTAAAACAATGGAAGAAGAAATATTTGGTCCTGTGCTAACCGTATATCTTTATGATCCGGCGGACTGGGATTCAACTCTAAAACTTGTGGACAGTACTTCACCATATGCACTAACGGGTTGTGTTATTGCAGAAGATGAAAAAGCGATAAAAGAAGCTCGAGAATTTTTGACACATTCTGCGGGGAATTTCTATATTAACGATAAACCAACCGGTGCTGTAGTTGGCCAACAGCCGTTTGGCGGCGGACGAGCATCCGGAACAAACGATAAAGCCGGATCCATGCTCAATTTGCAAAGATGGGTTTCGCAACGCACAATCAAAGAGACTCATAATCCACCAAAAAATTACCGGTATCCATTTTTGGAAGAAGAATGA
- a CDS encoding GTPase, which produces MKPIKTIIMGAAGRDFHNFNVVYRQNNAYKVVAFTATQIPDIEGRLYPSVLSGELYPNGIPIYDESKLEELISEHKIEEVVFSYSDISHEDVMHKASRVIASGTHFKFLGGEPTMIQSSKPVISVCAVRTGCGKSQTTRKIAEILKASGKKVAVIRHPMPYGELAKQEVQRFTELADLEKHKCTIEEMEEYEPHITRGNVVFAGADYQSIIREAEKEADFILWDGGNNDLSFYKPDLSIVVTDPHRAGHELRYFPGETNLMMADVVVINKIDTADEKDVETVAQNIRMVNPKATIIKGASPITVENSELIEGKKVLVVEDGPTLTHGEMKIGAGMVAAEKFGAAETIDPRPYLVGKLKETFEHYPNIGTLLPAMGYGNEQIQDLEETINKTDCDVVIIGTPIDLRRIVNITQPSVRVTYDLEEIGSPTLVDILEPHIR; this is translated from the coding sequence ATGAAACCAATAAAAACAATCATAATGGGTGCCGCAGGGCGCGATTTTCACAATTTTAATGTTGTGTACAGACAAAATAATGCATACAAAGTGGTGGCATTTACTGCTACCCAAATTCCCGATATCGAAGGACGTTTGTATCCTTCTGTTCTTTCCGGGGAATTATACCCAAATGGGATTCCAATTTACGATGAAAGCAAGTTGGAAGAACTCATATCCGAACACAAAATAGAAGAAGTTGTATTTTCTTATTCAGATATTTCTCACGAAGATGTTATGCACAAAGCATCTCGAGTAATCGCTTCGGGCACGCACTTCAAATTTCTGGGTGGCGAACCAACGATGATACAATCATCCAAGCCGGTGATTTCTGTATGTGCAGTGAGAACTGGTTGCGGAAAAAGCCAGACGACACGCAAAATAGCAGAAATCCTAAAAGCTTCCGGAAAAAAAGTAGCCGTCATCCGGCATCCCATGCCCTATGGTGAATTGGCGAAGCAAGAAGTCCAACGATTTACCGAACTTGCAGACCTGGAAAAACATAAATGCACCATCGAGGAAATGGAAGAATATGAGCCACATATTACTCGTGGAAATGTGGTGTTTGCCGGCGCAGATTATCAATCCATTATTCGAGAGGCAGAAAAGGAAGCAGATTTTATTTTATGGGACGGAGGTAATAACGACCTGTCATTCTATAAACCGGATCTTTCGATAGTGGTTACCGATCCCCATCGTGCCGGTCATGAATTGAGGTATTTCCCGGGTGAAACAAATCTGATGATGGCTGATGTTGTTGTGATTAATAAAATCGATACAGCAGATGAAAAAGATGTGGAAACCGTTGCTCAAAATATCCGAATGGTTAATCCGAAAGCGACTATTATTAAAGGAGCATCACCCATAACTGTCGAGAATTCTGAACTGATTGAAGGAAAAAAAGTTTTGGTGGTTGAAGACGGGCCAACTTTGACCCATGGTGAAATGAAAATTGGCGCAGGAATGGTTGCCGCAGAAAAATTTGGGGCAGCAGAAACAATAGATCCGCGACCATATCTCGTCGGAAAACTGAAGGAAACATTTGAACATTATCCGAACATTGGCACTCTTTTGCCGGCAATGGGCTACGGAAATGAGCAAATACAAGATCTAGAAGAAACTATCAACAAAACTGACTGCGATGTGGTCATTATTGGAACACCTATAGACCTTCGAAGGATAGTGAACATTACACAACCCTCCGTGCGAGTAACCTACGATCTTGAGGAAATTGGTTCGCCAACTTTGGTTGACATTCTAGAACCCCACATCAGATGA
- a CDS encoding carbamate kinase: protein MNKTVIIALGGNALSPKGDAGTIQDQFAHTRETASQIMNFVNAGYNICLTHGNGPQVGDELLRMDLTHKQVPPLPLGVCVAGTQGTIGYMIQQSMQNALRTVKVDKEVVTMVTQVMVHADDPSIQNPSKYVGERYSEDTAKELADQFGWNIKEQDPGEWRRVVPSPDPDFVMHGISIRTLVEHGTIVLAAGGGGIPAINAKDGNLEGLDAVIDKDLTAAKLGRVIRAKEYWIITDIDQVYLNFNTPTQKPINKMTSAEARQYMEAGHFQKGSMAPKIRSAIYFLKHYGEKVVITSIENIKEAVQGNAGTTILKKG, encoded by the coding sequence ATGAATAAAACTGTCATCATTGCCTTGGGTGGAAATGCCCTTTCGCCCAAGGGTGATGCCGGCACCATTCAAGATCAGTTTGCGCACACGCGTGAGACTGCGAGTCAAATTATGAATTTTGTCAATGCCGGTTATAATATTTGTCTTACACATGGAAATGGTCCGCAGGTTGGGGATGAACTTTTACGAATGGATTTAACTCACAAGCAAGTCCCCCCTCTTCCGCTTGGCGTTTGCGTAGCAGGTACTCAAGGAACAATCGGCTATATGATTCAACAATCAATGCAAAATGCACTCAGAACTGTAAAAGTGGACAAGGAAGTGGTCACAATGGTAACGCAGGTGATGGTCCATGCGGACGATCCATCCATTCAAAATCCTTCAAAATATGTTGGTGAAAGATATTCCGAAGATACGGCAAAAGAACTTGCTGATCAGTTTGGGTGGAATATAAAAGAACAGGATCCCGGAGAATGGCGTAGAGTTGTCCCAAGCCCAGATCCCGATTTTGTGATGCATGGAATAAGTATTCGAACGCTTGTAGAACATGGGACGATAGTTCTTGCTGCTGGAGGCGGGGGCATTCCCGCAATCAATGCGAAAGACGGAAATCTCGAAGGATTGGATGCAGTCATCGATAAAGATTTAACCGCAGCAAAACTGGGCCGCGTCATTCGTGCAAAAGAATATTGGATTATTACGGATATTGATCAAGTCTATCTAAATTTCAACACACCAACTCAGAAACCCATAAACAAAATGACAAGTGCAGAAGCGCGGCAATATATGGAAGCCGGTCATTTTCAAAAAGGAAGCATGGCACCAAAAATTCGGTCTGCCATTTATTTTCTAAAACATTACGGAGAAAAAGTCGTCATCACTTCTATTGAAAATATAAAGGAAGCGGTTCAAGGGAATGCAGGGACAACAATTTTAAAAAAAGGATAA